ACGCCAAGACCGAGGCGGGCCGGCTTTACCTGAGCGAGAGCGATATGCGGCATTACTCGACGCCATGGCGCTCCTTCCCCAACGGCGAATACTTCTACAACCTCGCCCCGGCGCTGATCGTCAAACGCATGAAAGAGGACCGGCGCTGGAAGGATTCGCCCGTGGCGATCCTCGCGCACTCCGACCGCTGGGATACCGCGCCCGAGGTGGACGCGCTGCACGGCTGGCCGGATTTCATCGAGTTCGACGAGTTCCTGCGCGCCAGCGGCAAGCCGGGCCTGCAAGGGAAGACGCGCAAGGAACTGGTCGCCGAGATTCACAGCCAGCACGAGAACCGCTGGCAGGCGTGGCACCTGGAACGGTATGTCCACGCCGTGAAAAATCTGCGGGACGCGTTCGCCGCCGAAGGCAAGCGGGTGATCATCACCGCGCAGGGCTCGCCGCTGGTGCCCGCGAAATATGAAGCGGTGCTGGCGGAGGTCATCCGCGGCCAGAGCGACGATTCGACGTGGGGGATGGTGGAAGAAAGCGTGCCGCTGACGACCGGGCGGCAGATGGGTGTGATGGCGTTCAATCCCAGTTGGGCGATGTCCACGCTGCTGCAATGGGGCTTCGACTCGGCGGTGCTGGATAATCCGCACTGGCACAATCCCGTCAGTTGCACCGAGCCCTCGCGGCGGCATCTGTATGATCGGGCGTGGCGCGCGGTCATCGGGCGCGACGGGGCGTACCACTCCATGCACACGTACGCCTACAACGCCAATGCGGGCTTTGCCTTTACCATGACGCAGAACGACTGGCAGGAATACTGGCGCGTGCAGGAACGCCACAGCCTGATCGCGCCGGAAGCGCCGATTGGCGCGGGCGTGGTGATCAGCACGGCGCGCTTTGCCGATCCCGAGCGCGCCGCCTTCAGCGGCAGCGGCGGCTGGGGTGCGAGCGAGGCGGATGAACAGGTGCGCAGCGCGGCCCGAACGGTACGGCGGTTGCACGAGGTGGGCGTGAGCGTGCCGTTCTCGGCCAACGTCGGCACCCTGGACCAATGGACCAACGCGACCCCGCTGGTGCTGGTGGGCGTGGATCTCTTCAGCAACGAGGAAATTGCGGCGTTGCGGAAATTGAAGCAACGCGGCGTGCCGTTGGCGGCCTTCACGAGCAAGAACTGCGGCGCGTTGCCCAAGGCGCTGGGCGATCTCTTCGGCGTCAACCCGGACGGCTCACCGGCCGCGGGGACGCGCATCGGCGAACTCGCCGGCAAACCGCTCGTCGCCGCGCCACTCACGCTGTTCGCGGCCACGCCGTGCGACGAATTGAACACCACGCAAACGGCGTTCCTGGCCGAGGCGATGCGCCAACACCTTCAGCTCCCGCTGGTCTTCCCGCCGGGCACCGCCGGCTACGGCTTCACCTCGCAAGGCATGAATTATATCGTCGTGGAAGATTGGCGGGAGCAGGGACGCAACGTCACGGTTCGGCTGCGCGCCAGCGCGGGAACCGTCCACGCCGATGCGGTGGACGTCAACGACCATCGCTCCTTGATGGTGCGCCGGGACGGAACCGATTGGGTCATTGATCTCCCCCTACGCCCCGGCGACGGAACGCTGATCGCCGTACAGGAGCTTGCCCGATGAAAACCCTCTCCCCTTACGCCATGACATTCTTTACCCACGCCGTCCGCGCCGCGGCGATGATCGTGTCTATCACGCTGCTGGGCGGGTGGCCCGCCGGGTTGCGTGCGGAAACTCCGGCACGCGGGCTGAAGATCTGCGTGGCCGCGGATGCACCGGAGCCGGTGCGACGGGCGGCGGACGCCATGGTTGCCGCCGCCAAGACGCACCCCCTGCTCGCCGCCATGTGCGGTGCGGCAATGCCCACTCTCGCCGACACGAAGACCCTCGTGGCGGGCAAACCGGAGGTGCGCGCCTTGGATCACCTCGTCATCATCGGCCTGCCCGACGACCCGCTGATCCGCGCCGCCTGGCAGCGGGAGGCGCGCGCGGAAGACGGCGGGCTCTATATCTTTGGCTTCGGCCACCTGCGCGGGGACATTGGTTACATCGAGAGCGACCGTAATCCGTTTCTGCACGGTCGGTTTATTCCACGCGCCCCCTACGAGACCGAAGTCGTGACCATCACGGGCACCACGCCCGCTGGAGTTGCGCTCGCGGCTGACGCTTTCCTGAAACAGAGTCTCGTCAACGGCGTCGTGGCCGCGCCCGGATGGAAACGTCCAGCCACCACGCTGCTGGATCGCGACCCGCTGCCGCCCGGCTTCGCCGCGCCCGCCTGGCTCCCGGCGCAGATTCAGCAGGCAAGGCGCATGGGCTGGGCACAAGCGGGCGAGGATGAATATCGCGGCGTACTGGCGGACGCGGGCGTATCGCCCAAGGAAATCTGGCGCGCCAAATACCTGATGCCCGGCGCTTGGGACGGCGCGGGTGCGGATAAAGCCTACGAGCATTACCTCGGGGGGCTGCACCGTCGCGCTTATGGCAACACCGTCTGGTGCGCCCGGTTCGAGTCTGCCGCGCAAGCCACCCAAGCGGCCCCAAAAATCGCCAGCGCCGCCAAGCTCCAGAAAGCAGGCGCGGTCTGGAAAGGCACTCAGCCACCTGCCGGTTTCCAGAAAGAATCCAGCGGCCCACTGACTCTCTGGCTACACGGGGAATGGGTGATCCTGACGACGCTGTCCGAAGCTGCCGCCACTGAACTGCAAGCCAAGCTCCGTTACTTACCATGATCGTTAAGTCACCAAAATCAAGGCGACTATTCCATGGCCGGGTTGTTTGTTGTCATTCCGGCAGCCTTGGCAAGGGCGACCTGATCATCGTCAAAGCTCACAAAGAGGTTCGCAGCCAACATCCATAAATAACTTCGTCGCGGGATGAAAAAATGTGTCATGAGTCACACGCGATGCCACAATGACGCTGGTATCAGGATAGATGGTCATTGTTTCATTCGTTTCATTATTTCCGTGAGGTTCACTGGGGGCCGTTTGTCCGGAAAAATCGCCCGGGCTTCCCGTTCAAAATCTTCCAGCGTCCTTTTAGGACGCGTACCCGCCTTGATCACCGTAAAGGAGGGCTTGCCAGCGTCAGTCACTACCACCGTTTGCCCTGGGCGCATTGATTTGACCAGGGACGGCGTATGATAAAATTCCCGCGTTGTCGCAGTTTTCATGGTGTCCAGCACACCTGTCTAACATTCCAAAATCAAGCCCAATCGGCATGGTTCATTGGACACCACTCATGGTGCTCGATACGTTCAAACGCTCACAGCGGCTCCAGCGTCACGCGCTTCACTTCCAACTGCGCCCCCTCGCATTGGAGGCCGATAAACCCGGAACGAATGGACCCGCCGGTGGTCTTGTTCATCTCAGTGCCATTCACCAGGATGGTAATGGTGTCCCCGGCGCAGACCACCTGGTAGAGGTTCCATTCCCCGACCGCCTTTTCCGCATCCGGCGCTTTTCTGCCCACCTTCGGCGGCTTGACCAGTTCATTGCATTTGGCGCCGCTCCAGAAATACATATCCCCTTGCGCCTTGTGCATCCCCTGGCATTCCACGCAAAGCGGCCAGACCTTTTCCGGCAGGTTCATGTGCACCAGCACGCCGGTGTTTCCGGGCTTGGCGAATCGCCATTCCACGGTCACCTTATAATTGGCGTAGGCCTTGTCCGTGCGCAAATAACCGTTGGGTTTCCCCACGCAACCCAAGAGACCATCTTTTACCGACCAGACGGACGACACGGCCACATTGGTCTTATGATAGGCCACCCAACCGGTGAGGTCTTTGCCATTAAACAGTTCCACTTTCGCTTTGGGTACAATTGCAGTTTCAGCGGTTTGCGCGCCCACCGGCAACGCCACAGCCAACAGCAAACCAGCCAGGCAACCAACGATTCGTTTCATAGTATTTTCTTTCATTTGGGTTTGGGGTTTATCTAAAACTGATTTTACAAAGGCCTTACTCCTTCCGCGCCACCCAGCGGATGGCCTGGGCCACCAACTGCCGGTAACTCGGATGCTCATACGCAAACCGATCATGGCCCAACTGCAAATACACCACGCGCGACGCCTCATACGTGCGCGTCCAGGCCAGATGCGGCGAGTTGTTGGTATGATCGGTGGTTAGGATGACGTGCGAATCCGGCTGGATGTCGTACCCGAAGTAACTCTCATCGCGGATCGTAAAATCCTTCACCCCCCGCGTGACGGGATGCTCCGGATCGGCCACCTGCACCTTGATATCCTCGCCATGCTTGGCTTTCGAGCGGGGCTTCTCCACCCCGTTCACCACCGTCTTCTGCGCCATGTAATACCGGCCACCAAGAATCTTCTCATACTCCGGCCACGCCTGA
This window of the Verrucomicrobiota bacterium genome carries:
- a CDS encoding DUF1080 domain-containing protein yields the protein MKRIVGCLAGLLLAVALPVGAQTAETAIVPKAKVELFNGKDLTGWVAYHKTNVAVSSVWSVKDGLLGCVGKPNGYLRTDKAYANYKVTVEWRFAKPGNTGVLVHMNLPEKVWPLCVECQGMHKAQGDMYFWSGAKCNELVKPPKVGRKAPDAEKAVGEWNLYQVVCAGDTITILVNGTEMNKTTGGSIRSGFIGLQCEGAQLEVKRVTLEPL
- a CDS encoding ThuA domain-containing protein; its protein translation is MNSKRDWAAGLIVWLVLLTLAPSGMSAEKLRLLILSGSHPFQTNEFFQLFKDNPEVEFTAAAHPNAHPYLRPEAVKAFDVIVLYDYWQKITEEAKGDFVNALKSGKGLVILHHAVADYQAWPEYEKILGGRYYMAQKTVVNGVEKPRSKAKHGEDIKVQVADPEHPVTRGVKDFTIRDESYFGYDIQPDSHVILTTDHTNNSPHLAWTRTYEASRVVYLQLGHDRFAYEHPSYRQLVAQAIRWVARKE